In Centroberyx gerrardi isolate f3 chromosome 11, fCenGer3.hap1.cur.20231027, whole genome shotgun sequence, the following are encoded in one genomic region:
- the LOC144541719 gene encoding uncharacterized protein LOC144541719, producing the protein MAESRDNVGTFLEEFREQIIAGVRSSGAVAEAWISQQLSPQDEMAAITEAQTPQDQMRALFQAVEKGTTQTKVAFYLILTLKEPELIADLEQRQRNSKMTQTEQDQALGDTEPSEDRGPKVDIKTKRESIKRRRQATMQAIEEIERLWEETQRERKETDHMKAQIEQQKEDIKRLTSEKHEQCLLIEGLRSQMKNVTKKLEKNKEEINQEKDQIQHMWADIQKERDTLERQRNEIINERHNLEVIKYDKLKAQENKEPNKQIKQEQERIAKMRADIESQIQEYKKRMSDTKQAKEQMEKIMADMKRELEREREEITQQKEQIKQIKHNINTNIKIMEQRWTEIDREDQMQEVRVQDEREEVISLQVEMQRTKDSANLSRLELIQEKEGTKEKMESKAREQQERENLHMMKDKDPYEKVKNELSRVKEEMERLWGVLEECEQEQQMKADVQRQKEDTEDKMAKAKSERHKIERMKAEIQTQREEIERDRQLAKVEMDEMNCMKESIERQKQELDDKLHKTKREIREMEVLNAEIEIKKKDLEKTKRMSMRKKEGINKMKEEIEDAKLEMEEREESQQKADAQMVLEINTEDKFGEDDESEDISSEIQRRLQELDRSREMMQHTEVGMENQMEDGSMEMSDRNRVNAEIQRLVLEVEEIRNVLQMVKEDTEQRKRDFKEEKSQIKWMNFQAEKKKREIDQRMERIMQERDKLEIMKIKMQRQRQEFEQKMEETRTKLQNMEEMKADIEKVAAEVDNTKEEMQRAQRKIEENKEKVRKDMDKLNSMKAEVSGWILVESATKKAISVNKAIPQEPQNETDKHFLKDETPETLDRQKTDKEQAEDEITKDSISLIVTSKMNIEENTTKNALDVQHQSEEIKKQQEREEQKTFTVDIKEEQNLLLQLQTEICEETLMDDDQNEMEINVREKKKIENQISVLKEKGERIKEQIRMAMENMEQKNQEIKRLRDQEIKLIMEINDLQSQRQEVEIWLKITNMDMGNLEERKIRLLKETKLIKYELQVEKEENDNNFQQAGIDEINFMRFDIEKQKQEPEVKLLISETPKTTKENEQTGKRRMTSTEETKAIWVETEIAMEEMEQIRKEPEREKHTEKFEREKTREEIQKAREDVQINIEETLGGADQRDMKNEIQRLIEEIYRTRGIVRLIKLEHENQTEESNIDKDHKDAVSTEIQRLLLEVEQIREDLKRVKIEMKQSEMHVKEEISNIKWMKTMMKKQKRELDQRLEKTLRERDELDILKMKIQRQREVIRQKLEDIAKVKSNIEKMAANTQKKSEEIEIVIKESKLNQTHLDDLNNKIEAEKQNIKNSHDLISQERAELEKLKGEIKQQTRDMESALENIKREKEHLLLLKIDIEKNKIAEKDRIERDSGGQKMVREKEEMENEIFKLKSENEKIKGDIKMLMNNLDQKHNEIRKLGKEISDQQKQKQEIEAELEKTRDMRHLQQTQADLQRQREDIETLRTHNKTEREEIEKLNHQIQVDKENMRLAGRQAEEKINEMNHIRESIRTQKQELDDKMQKTKREIREMGLWKSELEIERKENKQTFRKGMRKKEEIEMMRAEIQREKQLLRTETKKRRRELDQRLEKTMRERDELEVMKIKMQRQKEELVEEMEVIKRERKSIEDQTALVQKQEEFKTIVKEKEDFQQEERESFKSETRYWDQWKIDMDKEKAMMNDGGCRDLGEQKLREREVDIVREKVEMENQISKFTVEQNIIKTETREIESLNNVISDLQKMTQKIHDGLEKTKTDMGNMENLKADLEKQREGIEALTAENKTDRYNMDRVKSQLEIKKMELEKCMKQMKEKMDEMNNVRDNIQRQKQELDDRLEKTKREIREMEILKSELAVKKKENEQTLRKAIRKEQEVKRMWAEIQGEKDALKRETTRRKREMDQRLERIIRERDGLEIMKLKLQRENDESKMSDMKSKAMAMQKEEMESEWKQELLVEKQGLEKLKTEMEREREDLGRANEMMNKEKQDLDLMKSDTQKEIDMLQREKQDLKEEKERLEITKTELQNNKENFDSVLDDINREKSSMSDLAVQLQKEREELENVMNIIALKQKEQELKDDDIKRQTQDLQNSRGIALAEREELEILRKDLIQRKDEVESAMDSIIGEKEQLKQTE; encoded by the exons ATGGCCGAATCAAGAGACAAcg TGGGAACCTTCCTGGAGGAGTTCCGGGAGCAAATCATTGCTGGGGTGAGATCGTCTGGAGCCGTCGCAGAGGCCTGGATCTCACAACAGCTGAGTCCACAAGATGAAATGGCCGCTATTACTGAAGCTCAGACACCACAGGATCAAATGAGGGCGCTGTTTCAAGCTGTGGAGAAAGGGACGACACAAACCAAAGTTGCCTTCTACCTGATACTAACACTGAAAGAACCTGAACTTATTGCTGATTTAG AGCAAAGACAACGAAACAGCAAGATGACACAAACAGAGCAGGATCAGGCATTGGGAGATACTGAACCATCAGAAGACAGAGGACCAAAAGTTGACATAAAAaccaagagagagagtattAAAAGACGAAGACAAGCAACAATGCAAGCAATAGAGGAGATTGAACGACTTTGGgaggagacacaaagagagagaaaggaaactgACCACATGAAGGCACAGATAGAACAACAAAAGGAAGACATTAAGAGATTGACCTCTGAAAAACATGAGCAGTGCTTACTGATAGAAGGACTGAGATCACAGATGAAGAATGTTACTAAAAAGCTTGAAAAGAATAAAGAAGAGATCAATCAAGAAAAAGACCAAATTCAACACATGTGGGCTGatatacagaaagagagagacactctgGAACGGCAACGTAATGAGATCATCAATGAGCGACACAATTTAGAAGTAATCAAGTATGACAAGCTTAAAGCACAAGAAAATAAGGAACCCAACAAGCAGATAAaacaagagcaagagagaataGCAAAGATGAGAGCTGATATTGAAAGCCAAATTCAAGAATATAAGAAAAGAATGAGTGACACGAAGCAGGCAAaagaacaaatggaaaaaattatGGCAGACATGAAGCGGGAgttggagagggaaagagaggaaattaCACAACAGAAAGAGCAAATTAAGCAGATTAAacacaatataaatacaaatatcaaAATTATGGAGCAAAGGTGGACTGAAATTGACAGAGAAGATCAAATGCAGGAAGTCAGGGTccaagatgagagagaagaagttATCAGCTTGCAAGTTGAGATGCAAAGAACCAAAGACAGTGCTAACCTTAGCAGGCTGGAGCTAATACAAGAAAAGGAAGGAACAAAGGAAAAGATGGAAAGTAAAGCGAGAGAGcaacaagaaagagaaaaccttcatatgatgaaagataaagatcCTTATGAAAAGGTGAAGAATGAACTAAGTAGAGtgaaggaagagatggagagactttGGGGTGTGTTGGAAGAGTGTGAACAAGAACAACAGATGAAGGCTGATGTgcagagacaaaaagaagacACTGAGGACAAGATGGCAAAGGCAAAATCTGAGAGACACAAGATAGAAAGAATGAAAGCTgaaatacagacacagagagaagaaatagaaagagacaggcaACTAGCAAAAGTAGAGATGGATGAAATGAATTGTATGAAGGAGAGTATTGAAAGGCAAAAACAGGAGCTTGATGACAAGTTAcataagacaaagagagagataagagagatggaggtgttGAATGCTGAGATTGAAATCAAGAAAAAGGACctggaaaagacaaaaagaatgAGCATGAGAAAAAAGGAAGGGATCAACAAGATGAAGGAAGAGATAGAAGATGCTAAATTAGagatggaagaaagagaagaatcACAGCAAAAAGCTGATGCACAGATGGTGTTGGAGATTAACACAGAAGATAAGTTTGGTGAGGATGATGAGAGCGAAGATATAAGTTCTGAGATTCAGAGAAGACTTCAAGAGCTTGACAGATCCAGAGAAATGATGCAACATACAGAAGTAGGCATGGAAAATCAAATGGAAGATGGCAGCATGGAGATGAGCGACAGAAACAGAGTGAATGCTGAAATTCAGAGGTTGGTTCTTGAGGTGGAAGAAATCAGAAACGTGCTGCAGATGGTGAAAGAAGATACAGAGCAACGCAAGAGGGACTTTAAAGAGGAAAAGAGCCAAATCAAATGGATGAACTTTcaggcagagaaaaagaaaagggagattGACCAAAGGATGGAGAGGATCATGCAAGAGAGGGATAAATTAGAAATTATGAAGATAAAGATGCAGCGACAAAGGCAGGAGTTTGAACAAAAAATGGAAGAGACAAGGACTAAACTTCAGAATATGGAAGAGATGAAAGCTGACATAGAAAAAGTTGCCGCAGAGGTAGACAACACCAAAGAAGAGATGCAAAGGGCCCAAAggaagatagaggagaacaaggAGAAAGTAAGAAAAGACATG GATAAGCTGAATTCCATGAAAGCTGAGGTCAGCGGATGGATATTGGTTGAAAGTGCAACCAAAAAGGCTATTTCAGTGAATAAAGCCATACCTCAAGAACCACAGAATGAGACAGATAAACACTTCCTCAAAGATGAAACACCTGAAACTCTagacagacaaaaaacagacaaagagcAAGCAGAAGATGAAATTACAAAAGACTCAATTTCTTTAATCGTCACATCAAAAATGAACATAGaggaaaatacaacaaaaaatgCATTGGATGTCCAGCATCAAAGTGAAGAGATCAAAaaacaacaggagagagaggaacagaaaacTTTTACGGTGGACATAAAGGAAGAGCAAAATCTTTTGTTACAACTGCAGACAGAAATTTGTGAAGAAACATTAATGGATGATGATCAGAATGAAATGGAGATAAatgtaagagaaaagaaaaaaatagaaaatcagATCTCCGTACTCAAGGAGAAAGGTGAGAGAATAAAGGAGCAAATAAGAATGGCTATGGAGAACATGgaacaaaaaaatcaagagATCAAAAGATTAAGAGATCAAGAGATCAAGCTGATTATGGAAATAAATGACCTACAGAGCCAGAGACAAGAGGTTGAAATTTGGTTAAAGATTACAAATATGGACATGGGAAAtctggaagagagaaagattagGCTGTTGAAAGAAACTAAGCTAATTAAATATGAATTACAagtggagaaagaagagaatgaCAACAACTTTCAACAAGCAGGAATAGATGAGATTAACTTTATGAGATTCGATATTGAGAAGCAAAAACAGGAGCCTGAGGTGAAACTGCTTATATCTGAGACTCCAAagacaacaaaagaaaatgagcaGACAGGGAAAAGGAGGATGACAAGCACTGAAGAAACAAAGGCAATATGGGTGGAGACTGAAATTGCTATGGAGGAGATGGAACAAATAAGGAAGgagccagagagggagaagcataCAGAAAAgtttgaaagagaaaaaacaagggAAGAAATACAGAAGGCAAGAGAAGATGTACAGATAAATATCGAGGAGACGCTTGGAGGTGCTGATCAAAGGGACATGAAAAATGAGATACAAAGACTTATTGAAGAGATTTATAGAACCCGAGGAATTGTAAGACTAATAAAATTAGAACATGAAAACCAAACTGAAGAAAGTAATATCGACAAAGATCATAAAGATGCAGTGAGTACTGAAATTCAAAGACTGTTGCTAGAGGTGGAACAAATCAGAGAGGATTTAAAGAGGGTAAAAATTGAAATGAAGCAAAGTGAAATGCATGTGAAAGAAGAAATAAGCAACataaaatggatgaaaactatgatgaaaaaacagaaaagagaacTGGACCAGAGGTTAGAAAaaactttgagagagagagatgaattagacattttaaaaatgaaaattcagagacAAAGGGAAGTGATAAGGCAGAAGTTGGAGGACATAGCAAAAGTGAAAAGCAACATAGAGAAAATGGCTGCTAACACTCAAAAGAAAAGTGAAGAAATAGAGATTGTAATAAAAGAAAGCAAACTAAATCAGACACACCTAGACGACCTCAATAACAAGAttgaggcagaaaaacaaaacataaaaaacagccATGATTTAATATCTCAGGAAAGAGCTGAACTTGAAAAATTAAAGGGTGAAATCAAGCAACAAACGAGGGACATGGAATCTGCCTTAGAAAATatcaagagagaaaaggagcaTCTGCTACTATTGAAGATAGAcatagagaaaaacaaaatagctGAAAAGGATAGAATAGAAAGGGATAGTGGTGGTCAGAAAATGgtcagagaaaaagaggaaatggaaaatgaaatctTCAAACTCAAatcagaaaatgagaaaatcaaGGGGGATATAAAGATGCTAATGAACAATTTGGATCAGAAACACAATGAAATTAGAAAACTGGGTAAGGAAATAAGTgaccaacagaaacaaaagcaaGAGATTGAGGCAGAGCTGGAAAAGACAAGGGACATGAGACACCTACAACAAACTCAGGCTGATctgcaaagacaaagagaggacaTTGAAACATTGAGGACACACAAcaagactgagagagaagagattgaGAAATTGAACCATCAGATTCAGGTGGATAAGGAGAATATGAGATTAGCAGGACGACaagcagaggaaaaaataaatgagatGAACCATATAAGGGAAAGTATCAGGACACAAAAACAGGAGCTTGATGACAAAATGCAAAAGACCAAAAGAGAAATAAGGGAGATGGGGCTATGGAAGTCAGAGTTGGAAatagaaaggaaagaaaacaaacagacattTAGAAAAGGCatgagaaaaaaggaagaaattgAAATGATGCGGGCTGAAATACAAAGAGAAAAGCAATTACTGAggacagagacaaaaaagagaagaagggaatTGGACCAAAGATTGGAGAAGaccatgagagagagggatgagttAGAGGTTATGAAGATAAAAATGCAACGGCAAAAGGAAGAGCTGGTAGAGGAGATGGAggtgataaagagagagaggaaaagtatAGAGGACCAGACTGCTCTTGTACAAAAACAGGAGGAATTTAAAACAattgtgaaagaaaaagaagattttcaacaagaagagagagagagttttaaaAGCGAAACACGATATTGGGATCAATGGAAAATAGATATGGACAAAGAGAAGGCAATGATGAATGATGGAGGATGTAGGGATCTTGGTGAGCAAAAacttagagaaagagaggtggacATTGTCAGAGAGAAAGTGGAAATGGAAAACCAAATCTCAAAATTCACTGTAGAACAGAATATAATCAAAACGGAAACCCGAGAGATTGAAAGCCTCAATAATGTCATTAGTGACCTTCAAAAGATGACACAAAAAATTCATGATGGCTTGGAAAAAACTAAGACGGACATGGGAAATATGGAAAATCTAAAGGCTGATCTAGAGAAGCAAAGAGAAGGGATTGAAGCACTGACAGCTGAGAACAAGACCGACAGATATAACATGGACAGAGTAAAATCCCAGTTAGAGATAAAAAAGATGGAATTAGAAAAATGtatgaaacaaatgaaagaaaaaatggaTGAGATGAACAATGTGAGGGACAATatccaaagacaaaaacaagagcTTGATGACAGATTGGAGAAGACtaaaagagaaataagagaaatgGAAATTTTGAAGTCTGAATTGGCtgtgaagaaaaaagaaaatgaacagaCATTGCGGAAGGCCATTCGAAAAGAGCAAGAGGTTAAAAGGATGTGGGCTGAGATACAAGGAGAAAAGGATGCCCTCAAGAGGGAGACaacaaggaggaagagagagatggatcaaaggctagagaggatcatcagagagagggatggattaGAAATAATGAAGCTGAAACTGCAAAGAGAAAACGATGAAAGTAAAATGAGTGATATGAAAAGCAAGGCCATGGCgatgcagaaagaagaaatggaaagtgaatggaaacaagAGCTTTTGGTTGAAAAACAAGGTCTTGAAAAACtcaagacagagatggagagagagagggaggatctTGGTAGAGCGAATGAGATGatgaataaagagaaacaggacTTGGACTTGATGAAGTCTGACACCCAGAAAGAAATTGACATGTTACAACGAGAGAAACAAGAcctgaaggaagaaaaagagaggctggAGATCACAAAAACTGAgctacaaaacaacaaagaaaactttGACAGTGTCCTGGAtgacataaacagagagaaaagcagcatgTCAGATTTGGCTGTTCAGCttcaaaaagaaagggaagaacttGAGAATGTCATGAACATTATTGCcttgaaacaaaaagaacaagaactcAAGGATGACGAcatcaaaagacaaacacaagaccTTCAAAACAGTCGTGGCATTGCActagcagaaagagaagaactgGAAATTTTGAGGAAGGATCTAATCCAGAGGAAAGATGAGGTTGAATCTGCCATGGACAGTATCattggagagaaagaacagctCAAACAAA ctgaatga